GGTGCTGCGGGAACTGGGCAGCGACTACATCCCGGCCGCAAGCCCCGAGGCCAAGGGACGCGTCGAGCGGTCCTTCCAGACCGACCAGGACCGGCTGGTCAAGGAACTCCGGCTGCGCGGCATCTCGGACATCCCCTCCGCGAACGCCTATCTGGAGGCCGAGTACGAGCCGATGCTGAACGCCCGTTTCACCGTGCCGCCGGCCTCCTCGGTCGACGCCCATCGCCCGGCGAAGGGCTACGACCTGGCGGCCATCCTGAGCCTTCAGACCGTCCGCACGGTGGCCAACGATTACACGGTGCGGCACGCAGGGCGGCGGTATCAGATCCAGCGCCGGTCCATTGCGGGCGGCCTGCGCGGAGCGAAGGTGATCGTGGAGGAACGACTGGACGGGTCGCTGCGGCTGCGGTTCCGGGGACGGTATCTGCGGTTCCACGAGGTACCCCCGGTCAAGGCGACGCCAACGCCGCGGCCGGGCGTGGGGGCCTCCGGGCCACCCCCCGGCCCTCCGGCCCCCACGCCTTATCGTCCCCCGGAGGATCACCCCTGGCGCCGACCCTTCAAGAAAAAGCGGACATTTCTACTTTGCGGGAAAGAGGACATTTCTACTTTGCGTTGACAGCCTTCAATAGGCGCTTGCTTCCACCCGGTTTACGGTTTACAATACTCTTGCGTAGATCTCCGGCTCGAAGGGGAAGGCACTATGGGCACGCGATTCCTGGCGATGGCCGCGGCGGGTCTGCTGACGGCTGGTGCGGCCTGGGCCGCCGAGGTCCCCGGCCAAGCGGGCACCGACGCCCAGTTCTTCAGCGAACTCGGGTACAAGGACGTCGCCACGGCCGCCGATGCCGCCCGCGCCCTCGCGATCTTCGTCAGCGAAGGCGCTGAAACAGGCGCAGACTTCGAAGCTGCTCGCAACTACCTGCGAGGCAAAGGCATTCTCACCGGCTGGCTCGAGAAAGCCCAGCCCGGCGACTCCCTCGACAAGGGCCATCTGGCGAGCCTCGTTTGCCGATCGCTCGGCATCAAGGGCGGCCTCTGGATGCGGCTCTTTGGGCCCGTGCCGCGCCTTGCCCTCAGGGAGTGCGTGTACCTGGAACTCGTGGTGCGCGGAGCCGAATACGCCCACGTCACGGGGGGCGAACTGGTCGGCGTCATCGACCGGGCCGACCGCTTTCGTCTGGCCCAGGCCGGCAAAGAAGTGCCGATCGTCGAAGGCCGGCCGAGCGGCGCCGCGGAGGAACAGAAATGATGCCACGAGTGATTCTCGCCGGGACGATTCTCTTGGCCGTCGGTGCTTTTTTTGCGGCGGCAAGCGCGGTGCGGGCCGAGGCGCCGGTTGCCGAACCCGCCCCGGCTCCCGTGGCTCCTGCCGCGCCTGCGGCCGCGCCGGCTCCCGAGAAGGTTCCCGTCACCGCGAAGATCGTCGAGGGAACCGTCGAGACGCGTCCGGCCGTCGGCCAGCCGTGGGTTCCCGTCCAGGTCGGCCAGCAGTTGGCCGAAGGGGCGGACCTGCGGACCGGCTTCCGCGCCCGCTGTGTCCTCGACATGGTGGACAGCCTCGTGCAGGTCGAGGCGCTTTCCGTCGTCCGCCTCGGCGAACTCAAGCGCGAGGGAGGCGCCATCCGCACCCGCCTCTACCTCAAGCAGGGGAACACCCAATCGATCGTCGAAAAGGAGAACATCGAGAGCGATTTCGCGATCGTCACCCCCTCGGCCACGCTTTCCGTGCAGGGGACGTTCCGCGTCCTCGCCGGCAATTTTCAGGACACGCAGAGCCGCTTCGGCCTGACGAACCAGGGGTCGCTCGGGGCGCAGAACGGTCTCGGCCAGTTCTCGCTCCTCGGTCCCGGGCAGAACGGAAGCAACCAGTTTATGAATCCGATCTTCTTCCAGGCCTTCGGCCTTTTGCCGAACGTCGCCGACCAGTTCGGGTTTGAACTGAACGAACTCTTCGCTGCCTTCCAGGGCGGCGCGGGATTCCCGTTCCCGCCCGGCCTCGGTGGTCCCACCGGCCCGCTTAACCTCGGCGGTCAGTCGGGACAGTCGGGCTTTCTGCCGCCGCCCCCGCCGCCGCCCCCGCCGCCTCCCCCGCCCAATGGCGGTGGTGGCGAGAAAGACGGCTACGAGATACCGGGCTAATGATGTCGGGTTGCCTGAGCAACAGCCTGCCGGGGGAAAGGGCCAAGCGGGCCGGGCCGGAGAGGTGGCGTAGAGTCGGCGAACACGGATCCCTGAAGGGCGAGCCCGGTGGGGAAATCCTTGGCCCAGCCTGCCCGTTCTAATCCCAAGACCTTTCGCCGCGCTCGCCTCTGGCTGGCCTCCCTGATTGCCCTTGCGCTCGGCGCTCTCGCGGCCACGTTCGTCGGCGTCGTGCCCGCCGGCCGCAGCCTCGAACTTGCCGTCTCGGACATGTTGCGGGCCGCCTGTTCCCTCCCCGCCGAGACGGGGACCGCCCCCGTCACGACGATCGAGATCGACGATGCGGCCTTAGCGCGGGCCGGACGCTGGCCCTGGCCTCGACCGCAGCAGGCCGCGCTTCTCGACGCCCTCGTCTCCCTGGGCCCGCGCCTCGTGGTCCTGGACATCGAGTACTTTACGGAGGAAGAAGCGTACGTCGCCTGGCGACCGACCGCCGACGGCGGCCAGGAGGCCTATATCCTCTCGGAACCGAACGAGACGCTCCGCGCCAGCGTCGTTGCCGCCGGCAACGTCCTCGTGCCGTTCAGTCTCTACATCGCCGGCCGCGCCGAAGACGGCGATTCGGACCCGGTGCCGCCGGCGGCCGAGGTCCAGGTTCCGCCGTTTCTCGAGTGCCACGCGCTAGGCCTCTCGCCCGAGGAGGCGCCGGGACTTGTGGCGGCGGAGGGCCTGAACCCGATGCTTCCCGCCTTGGCCGAGGCCTGCGCGGGGTCCGGCTATACGAGCGTCGTGAAAGACGTGGACGGCAGTCTTCGCCGCGTGCCCCTCATGGTCCGGGCCGGGGATTACGTTTTTCCGCACCTTGCGCTCGAAATGGCGGGCCTCTGGCGCTTCGGTCCCGATTACCGCGCCCGTCTGGAGGGGGGCCGCCTCGTCGTCTCGTCCGCGGACGGCGGCGAGCGAGTGAGCGTCCCGGTGGATGCCCAGGCGCGACTGAACCTGCGGTGGCCCTCGTCCTTGAGTGTCATGCACCGCATCGCCGCGGGGCCGGTCCTCGATCTGGTCTATGCCCGCCGCGCCCTCGAAGCCCACCGCCAGCGCCTTGACCGCGTCCTCGAGGAACTGCGCGCCCTATTTCCTGGCGCGGCGGACCCGACCACGGCTTTGCTCGACTACCGGGGGAAGGCTGTCGAAGGCGAAACCGACGACCTCGAGACCCGCCGGGCGAAGGCGACCGCGTCGTTTCGGCCGTTCCTCGCCGCGTATGACGACCGGGAGAAAGAACTGGCGGCCGGCGCCGAGCGCGCCGCCACGCGGCTCCGGCCCCACGTCGAGGGACGCCTGTGCGTCGTCGGCCTCAACGCCACCGCCGTTTCCGACCAGCACAGGACCCCCATCAGCCGGATCCAGCCCGGCGTCACGGTGTATCCGGCGGCGATGCAGACGATCCTGTCGGGCGTCGCGTTTACGCGTCTGTCGGCGTGGGCCGAGTGGCTCATCGCCGTCCTCTTTGCCTGGGTCGTGGCGGCGGCCACGGCGCGGTTGCCGACGGGCTGGGGCATCGCCGCTACCGTTGCCCTCTCCGGTCTGGTGGCGGTTGTTGCGTGGTCGGTGTCAGCGTCGGCGGCGCTCCTTCTGCCGCTGGCGGGGCCCGTGCTGACGGGTCTGGTCGCCTTCGCGGGCGTCTCGGCTTACCGCCAGTTGACCGAGGCTAGCAGCCGACGGTGGATCGCACGGGCCTTCCAGCAATACCTTTCCGCGGAACTGCTCGATGAGATCCAGCGCGACCCCGAGAGCCTGCGGCTCGGCGGCGAGCGGCGCGAAATCACCTTCCTCTTCAGCGACGTCGCCGGCTTCACGTCCCTCTCGGAGCAACTGGAACCGGAGCGTCTGGTCGCCCTCCTGAACCGGTACCTGACGGCCATGACCAATATCATCCTGGCCGAAGGAGCCAAACTCGACAAGTACGAGGGCGATGGGATCCTCGCCCTGTTCGGTGCCCCCGTGCGGACCGAGGACCACGCCCTCCGGGCCGTCCGGGCCGCCCTCGCCATGCATGCCGCCCTCCCGCGCGTCAACCGCGAACTCGTGGACCTCGGCCTTCTGCCCGAAGGCCGGCGCCTGGCCATGCGCGTCGGCCTCTCGAGCGGCCCGGCCATCGTCGGTAACTTCGGCTCGGAGCAGCGATTCGACTACACCGCCATGGGCGACACGGTGAACCTCGGCGGGAGATTGGAAGAGGCCAACCGCTGGCTCCGAAGCCGCATCCTCGTTCCCGAGGCCACACGCCAGGCGTGCGGCGACGCGGTCGTATTCCGGCGGTTCGGTCCGGCGCGGATTCGCGGAAAGTCCGATCCCATCGTGCTTTACGAGCCGCTCGCCATCGAGCCTGCTTCGCCCGAGGTGAAGGCGGTTGCCGGCGCCTTCGGCCGGGCTGTGGACGCTCTTGCGGCCGGCGACTTCGCCGCCGCCGATGCAGCCATCGGCGAGGTCCTGGCCGCCGATCCCCAGGACGGCCCCTCCCAGATCCTCCGCGAGCGGATCGAGGCCGCCAGGGCCGGACGAATGGCCCCGGACGAGCCCTGGAACCTCGCCAAGCCCAAATAGCAGGAGCGGAGGCCGCTGGAACGGGAAATTTTAGTTTCTGCTTGACAACCGGCCCTGGCGCGGCCATATACAATTAGTGCGGAGCGATTCGGGCATCCATTCTCTTGAGCGAGCGGTTTCAGTTCGAAAGGGCAGGTCTTCATCTCACCGGCGGTGTGAGATAGTCTGGGTAAGCAAGAGAAAAAAGAAGGGCGGCTAACCGCCGTCTTTCAAAGCGGCAGCGGCTTTCTACCCCTCGGTCGCTGCCGCGATTTTCCTACACCCCGCTTCTCGCACCCGCAGGTTTCTCCTCCGCCGGCTTCTCCTCGGCCGGACGGATCTCCAGTTCGCACGAAAACCCTTCGGCCGGCAGCGGCACGCCCGACACGTAGAACGTCCGTACGAACCCTTCCGTCTTTTCCGGCACCCAGTACACGAGGGCGCTTGAGTCCCGGAGGTTCGTCGTCACGAGGCTCCCCGAAAGGGCCGTCACGAGGATCTCCGCCTCGCC
This genomic window from Planctomycetota bacterium contains:
- a CDS encoding adenylate/guanylate cyclase domain-containing protein; the encoded protein is MAQPARSNPKTFRRARLWLASLIALALGALAATFVGVVPAGRSLELAVSDMLRAACSLPAETGTAPVTTIEIDDAALARAGRWPWPRPQQAALLDALVSLGPRLVVLDIEYFTEEEAYVAWRPTADGGQEAYILSEPNETLRASVVAAGNVLVPFSLYIAGRAEDGDSDPVPPAAEVQVPPFLECHALGLSPEEAPGLVAAEGLNPMLPALAEACAGSGYTSVVKDVDGSLRRVPLMVRAGDYVFPHLALEMAGLWRFGPDYRARLEGGRLVVSSADGGERVSVPVDAQARLNLRWPSSLSVMHRIAAGPVLDLVYARRALEAHRQRLDRVLEELRALFPGAADPTTALLDYRGKAVEGETDDLETRRAKATASFRPFLAAYDDREKELAAGAERAATRLRPHVEGRLCVVGLNATAVSDQHRTPISRIQPGVTVYPAAMQTILSGVAFTRLSAWAEWLIAVLFAWVVAAATARLPTGWGIAATVALSGLVAVVAWSVSASAALLLPLAGPVLTGLVAFAGVSAYRQLTEASSRRWIARAFQQYLSAELLDEIQRDPESLRLGGERREITFLFSDVAGFTSLSEQLEPERLVALLNRYLTAMTNIILAEGAKLDKYEGDGILALFGAPVRTEDHALRAVRAALAMHAALPRVNRELVDLGLLPEGRRLAMRVGLSSGPAIVGNFGSEQRFDYTAMGDTVNLGGRLEEANRWLRSRILVPEATRQACGDAVVFRRFGPARIRGKSDPIVLYEPLAIEPASPEVKAVAGAFGRAVDALAAGDFAAADAAIGEVLAADPQDGPSQILRERIEAARAGRMAPDEPWNLAKPK